One region of Flavobacterium sp. KACC 22763 genomic DNA includes:
- the thrS gene encoding threonine--tRNA ligase: protein MIKITLPDGSIREFASGVTPMEVAKNISEGFARNVISASFNGTTIETETPLTTDGNLILYTWNDAEGKKAFWHSTSHVMAQALEELYPGIKLTLGPAIANGFYYDVDFEDQKISEADFKKIEDRILEIARGKFDFKMRPVTKAEALEMYKDNVYKTELISNLEDGTITFCDHSTFTDLCRGGHIPNTGIIKAVKIMSVAGAYWRGDEKNKQLTRVYGTSFPKQKDLTEYLELLEEAKRRDHRKLGKELELFAFSQKVGQGLPLWLPKGAALRDRLEQFLKKAQKKAGYEQVVSPHIGQKELYVTSGHYAKYGADSFQPIHTPAEGEEFLLKPMNCPHHCEIYNVRPWSYKDLPKRYAEFGTVYRYEQSGELHGLTRVRGFTQDDAHIFCTPEQLDEEFKKVIDLVLYVFGSLGFENFTAQISLRDQEDRDKYIGTDENWEKAENAIINAAKDKGLNTVVEYGEAAFYGPKLDFMVKDALGRQWQLGTIQVDYNLPERFELTYKGADNELHRPVMIHRAPFGSMERFIAILLEHTAGNFPLWLMPEQAIILSLSEKYENYAKKVLDLLENHEIRALIDNRNETIGKKIRDAEMQKIPFMLIVGEEEEKNGTISIRRHGQEGKGNITVSIEEFAAIVDEEIKKTLKVFTV from the coding sequence ATGATCAAGATTACTTTACCCGATGGGTCAATTAGAGAGTTCGCTTCGGGCGTAACTCCAATGGAGGTCGCTAAAAACATTAGCGAAGGTTTTGCTAGAAACGTGATTTCTGCATCTTTTAATGGTACAACTATTGAAACCGAGACTCCATTAACGACCGATGGTAATCTTATTTTATATACTTGGAATGACGCTGAAGGTAAAAAAGCTTTCTGGCACTCTACTTCGCACGTAATGGCTCAAGCTCTTGAGGAATTGTACCCTGGAATTAAATTAACTCTTGGACCTGCAATTGCTAATGGCTTCTATTATGATGTGGATTTTGAAGATCAGAAAATTTCTGAAGCAGATTTCAAAAAGATCGAAGACCGTATTCTTGAAATCGCACGAGGAAAGTTTGATTTTAAAATGCGCCCTGTAACTAAAGCGGAAGCGCTGGAAATGTACAAAGACAATGTTTACAAGACTGAATTGATTTCAAATCTTGAAGACGGAACTATTACATTCTGCGACCATTCTACTTTTACTGATTTATGCCGCGGTGGACATATTCCGAATACTGGAATTATCAAAGCTGTAAAAATCATGAGCGTTGCCGGTGCTTATTGGAGAGGTGATGAAAAAAACAAACAGTTAACTCGTGTTTATGGAACTTCTTTCCCAAAACAAAAAGATTTAACTGAATATCTTGAACTTCTTGAGGAAGCAAAACGTCGTGACCACCGTAAACTTGGAAAAGAGCTTGAGTTATTTGCTTTCTCTCAAAAAGTTGGTCAAGGCTTACCTTTATGGCTACCTAAAGGAGCTGCCTTAAGAGATCGTTTGGAGCAATTTTTAAAGAAAGCACAAAAGAAAGCTGGATATGAGCAAGTTGTTAGTCCACATATTGGTCAAAAGGAACTTTACGTTACTTCTGGTCACTATGCTAAATATGGAGCAGATAGTTTTCAACCGATTCACACACCAGCTGAAGGTGAAGAATTTTTATTGAAACCAATGAACTGTCCTCACCACTGTGAGATTTACAATGTAAGACCTTGGTCATACAAAGATCTGCCTAAGCGTTATGCTGAATTTGGCACTGTTTATAGATATGAGCAATCTGGAGAATTACACGGTTTAACTCGTGTAAGAGGGTTTACTCAAGATGATGCACACATTTTCTGTACTCCAGAGCAATTGGATGAAGAGTTTAAAAAAGTAATCGACCTTGTATTGTATGTATTTGGTTCATTAGGCTTTGAAAACTTTACAGCTCAAATTTCATTGAGAGACCAAGAAGACAGAGATAAATATATTGGTACAGACGAAAACTGGGAGAAGGCTGAAAACGCTATTATCAACGCAGCAAAAGACAAAGGTCTTAATACTGTAGTAGAATATGGCGAAGCTGCATTTTATGGTCCAAAACTAGACTTCATGGTAAAAGATGCTTTGGGAAGACAATGGCAATTAGGAACAATTCAGGTAGATTACAACTTACCTGAGCGTTTTGAATTGACTTACAAAGGTGCTGATAATGAATTACATCGCCCTGTTATGATTCACAGAGCTCCTTTTGGATCTATGGAACGTTTTATAGCAATTTTACTTGAGCATACTGCAGGAAATTTCCCACTTTGGCTAATGCCTGAGCAAGCTATTATCTTGTCTTTGAGCGAGAAATACGAAAATTATGCTAAAAAAGTTTTAGATTTGCTAGAAAATCACGAAATTCGCGCCCTAATTGACAACCGAAATGAAACTATCGGTAAGAAAATTAGAGATGCAGAAATGCAGAAAATCCCATTTATGCTTATCGTTGGTGAGGAAGAAGAGAAAAACGGTACAATTTCTATTCGCCGCCACGGTCAAGAAGGAAAAGGAAATATCACAGTTTCAATCGAAGAATTTGCTGCGATTGTAGACGAAGAAATAAAAAAGACATTAAAAGTATTTACAGTTTAA